CCGGTGAAGAATACAAACTTGTTTTTGGAAAAACTGTTTTGCCGCAGGAAGTTGGAATTAATATTTATGACAAACGCCCAAGCAGTGCGGATAAAAAAATTCTTTTCTTTGACGAAAGCGGAAAGAAAGATAATTTTGTTTGCAACTTTACTCCTACAAAAACCGGTTCTTATTATATAGAATACGAAATTCCTGCTGCGTCCGCGCCAAACCAGAAAGGATGTTTTGTGGTGCTGATTGGAATCAAGGAATAAGTTCCCCCTGCCCTCAAGGGAATTTCATTACATTCTTTCAGGAACCGCAATGCCTAAAAGTTCAAGCGAAGATTTAATTACTGCTGAAGTTTTTTCAGAAAGCAGTAATCTGAAATTTTTCTCTTCTTCTTTTTCCGCTTTTAGAATCGGAATTTCCTGATAGAATTGGTTGAACTCCTTTGCTAAATCAAAAACATAATTTGCAACATGTCCGGGATTATATTGCTCTGCTGATTCAGAAATAATTTTTGGATAATCATGAATGAGTTTGATTACATTTTTTTCTTTTGGAAGAATATTTTGGATTTCTTGTGATTTGTGATTTGTGATTTGTGATTTTCTTAACACCGAACGAATTCTCGCGTACGTATATTGAATGAATGGGCCCGTGTTTCCGTTAAAGTCAATAGATTCTTCAGGATTGAAAAGCATTCTTTTCTTCGGGTCAACTTTAAGAATGAAATATTTCAGCGCTGACATTCCAATCATCTTATAAAGTTTTTCTGCTTCTTCGGAAGAAAGTTCATCTGCTTTTCCTAACTCCTGAGTTTTTGCTTTGGCGGTTTGAATCATTTCCGCAATTAAATCATCTGCATCCACTACTGTTCCTTCACGCGATTTCATTTTGCCGGATGGAAGATCAACCATTCCGTAAGAAAGATGAAAAAGGTTCTCTGCCCATTCGTAACCAAGTTTTTTCAGAACGAGAAATAAAACTTTGAAGTGATACTCTTGTTCATTTCCTACCACATAAATTTTTCTGTCGAAGTGAAATTCTTTTTGCCGCTCAATCGCAGTTCCCAAATCCTGCGTGATGTAAACAGATGTTCCATCCGAGCGCAGAAGAAGTTTTTCATCCAAACCGTCTTTCGTTAAATCAATCCAAACGGAACCGTCATCTTTTTTATAAAAAATATTTTTCTGCAATCCTTCTTCTACAGTTTTTTTTCCGAGTAAATATGTTTCAGATTCATAATAAGTTTTTTCAAATTCCACCCCTAAATCTTTATAGGTTTTTTCAAAGCCGTCATGTACCCAGCCGTTCATTTTTTTCCAGAGAGCGATTGTTTCCGAATCTCCCGCCTCCCATTTCCTTAATAGTTCCTGAACTTCCTTCATCAATGGTGCATTTTGTATTTCTTCTTGGGACTTGGCGCTTGGGACTTGGGACTTGAGATTTTGGTCAAAGAGAACATAATATTTCCCCACCAGATGATCTCCCTTCATTCCGCTCGATTGCGGAGTTTCTCCGTTCCCCCATTTTTTCCAAGCGAGCATTGATTTGCAAATATGAATTCCTCTGTCGTTCACAAGATTTACTCGAACAACTTTTTTTCCGCTTGCTTTTAGAATATTTGAAATGGAACTTCCGAGCAAATTATTTCTGATGTGACCGAGGTGAAGAGGTTTGTTTGTGTTCGGAGAAGAAAATTCAACCATAACGGTTTCCGAAATGGTTGATGGTTGATGGTTGATGGTTGATGTTAAATATTTTATCCAGTATTCATCTGCAACGACAAGATTCAAAAATCCTTTTACAACATTAAATGATTTTACTTCAGGAATATTCTGCTTGAGATATTCTCCGATTTTGTTTGCGGTTTCTTCGGGAGATTTTTTTGAAACCTTCGTCAGCGGAAAAACTAACAGCGTAATATCTCCCTCAAATTCCTGCTTGGTTTTCTGAAAAGTGATTTGATTGGGAGAAACGGATTGGTCGAAAAGAAATTTTATTCCTTCAACTACTTTCCCTTTCAGTAATTCTTCAATTCGTAATTCGCCCATTCGTAATTCGTAAGAGTTAGAAATCGTTTATCAATTGATTGGTCGCCTTCAGCAAAATCTCAAATGCATTTTCTGCCATCAGGTTTTCTTTGTCGAGTGTAGGATTTATTTCCACCACTTCGAGGCAGCAAACTTTTTTGCTTCGCAGCAAATAATAAATAAGATTGCCTGCTTCTTTTTCGGTGAGTCCTCCCGGAACAGGAGTGCCGGTGCCTTTGGAAATTTCCGGATCCATTGCGTCTACATCAAAAGAAATATAAATCAAATCGCAGGTATCAAGCGAAGCAAGCATGAGCGCAGCAACTCTTTCCACTCCGCGATTTCTAATTTCTGCAACAGAAGTATTTTTCACGCTGTGTTTCTTCAAAAGATATTCTTCCTGCCTTTCAAAGTCGCGGACAGAAACCATCACGATGTCTTCATAATGAGCCTTCGGAGAAATATTTCCAATGTGTTTTAATTTTTCCCACCACTGAATTGTTTCTTCATCGGGTTTGTTCACCTGCATTTCCTTGTTGTCTTCTCCGAGAATTGTTGCAATCGGCATTCCGTGCATATTGCCCGATGGAGTTGTGTAAGGCGAATGAATATCCGCGTGCGCGTCAATCCAGATGATGCCGAGTTTTTTTTCTGGGAACGCCATTTTAATTCCTGTTGTAACTCCGATGGCAGAAGTGTGGTCGCCCGCGAGTACGATGGGAAATGTTCCTTCCTCTTTGCAAAATTCTGAAACTTGTTTTGCAAGGCGCTCGGTGAATGAATAAACTCCTTTTATTCTTTTCGCAAAATCATTTTCAACGGGCTCGAGCAGCAAGCGGTTCTCATTGGGAACTTCCACCGATTCGTGGCGCTTGAAAAAAGAACTTCCGAAATCAAGCGCAGCGGTTTTGATTGCATCAACGCCCAATCCTGCCCCGCGTGTGCCCGCACCGATTTCGGATTTTACTTCTATGAGTTTTATTTTTTTCACTTGGCAAATATAATTAAGAACTCACCCCCTTGCCCCCTCTCTTTTAAAAAGAGAGGGGGAATAATTTCTGATTTCATTATTCCCCGACCTAAAGGTCGGGGCTATTAACATTTCACTCTTACAGAGTGAAGAAAAAATCAGAGACAAAATTTTATGGCTCTGTTTTCCCGTAGGGAAAAATATTAATATCCCCGCGCTTCAGCGCGGGGATGAGAAATGCCACACACAATCTCCCCTCTCCTTTTTTAGGAGAGGGGTTGGGGGTGAGGTCTTGCGTGAGCGATTGAGCCTCCCGATAGCTATCGGGATGTTTGAACTCTTTTTTGCGCTTCGCAAAAAAAGTGAGTGGCGAAAGCGCAACTGCGAGCTTCGCGCGGACACGCCCAAATCCGACTCACTTACTTCATCAAAAAAAAGTTGAAGTAAACCACTTACTTTGATAAATTATTAGCAACTTCGCGAACTTAAATTTTTGGAGAACATTTTATGAAAAATAAATATCGGGATTTGATTCAGCAAACATTTCACTTTCCGCAGGAGGGTTTCAATGTGGTTGACGGTGAACTGCATTTTTGCGATGTGCCGCTGATGGACATCATCAAGCAATATGGCACGCCTCTTAAAATAACTTACCTGCCGAAAATCGGGCAGCAGATTCAGAAAGCAAAAAAACTTTTTAACGTGGCGATGGCGAAAGCGGATTACAAAGGAAGTTATACGTATTGCTACTGCACCAAGAGTTCGCATTTTTCTTTTGTGGTGGATGAAGTGCTGAAGAACGATGTGCACATTGAAACTTCTTCCGCTTATGATATTCCGATTGTGAAAGAATTATATCGCCAGGGAAAGATTGACAAAAACACCTGGGTGGTTTGCAACGGATACAAACGTAAACCGTATCCGCAGTTTATTGTTGACCTGATTAATAACGGTTTCAAAAATGTAATTCCCGTTTTGGATAATAAAAGCGAATTAGAATATTACAAGCGCTATGTGAAAGGAAAATGTAATCTCGGAATCAGAATTGCTTCGGAAGAAGAACCGACCTATGATTATTATACTTCGCGTTTGGGAATCCGCTACAAAGAGATTGTTCCTTTTTATAAGGAAAGAATAAAAGGAAATAAAAAGTTGAAATTAAAAATGCTTCACTTCTTTGTGAGTGCGGGAATCAAGGATACAATTTATTACTGGACGGAACTTGCAAAATGTCTGAACGTGTATGCCGAGCTGAAAAGAATTTGTCCTGAACTCGATTCGCTGAACGTGGGCGGTGGTTTGCCAATCCGCACTTCGCTCGGCTTTGAATACGATTACGAGTACATCATCGAAGAAATTATTTCGCAGATAAAAACTTTCTGCAAGCAGAACAAAGTGAAAGAGCCGAACATCTTCACCGAATTCGGTTCGTTCACCGTTGGCGAAAGCGGTGCCGCACTTTATTCCGTTGCCGACCAGAAACAGCAGAACGACCGCGAACTCTGGTATATGATTGATTCGTCATTCATCACCACGCTTCCTGACACTTGGGGAATTAATCAGCGATTCATTTTACTTTCCGTGAATCACTGGGACAAAGAATATCAGCGCGTGAATCTCGGAGGATTGAGTTGTGATGGCTTGGATTATTACAACACCGAAGCGCACACCGAGCAAATTTTTCTTCCGAAGATTGGTCACGGAAGCGATGGTCCTTTATATATAGGATTCTTTCACACGGGCGCTTACCAGGAATCGCTCGCTGGCTATGGCGGAATTCAGCATTGCCTCATTCCATCACCCAAACACGTTTTGATAGACCGCGATGAGAACGGAGAAATCACCACAAAACTTTTTGCGAAGGAGCAAACATTTAAATCAATGCTGAAGACGCTGGGATATTGAAAACCTACTAAATAAGTAGTATTTATGCAACTTACCAACACATTAAAAAATAATTGCCAAAAAACTTGACAATTTAAAATTAATTGTTAAACATTTGCACCGCAATGAGCAGAACTCTCGCACATAATCCTGATAAGGTGCATCACCCGCTTCCATGTTTTATTGGTTTAAGTTAGCGGGAGAGGTCTGCCTGTTGGAAAAGGAAAAATAAATCTGCAGGGCTCTTCCGTAAAAAGGAGAGCCCTCATTTTTTTAGGAGCAATGAAAAAAATAAACAGAACAAGATACAATGCTTTCGTCCATCTTCTCGTGAAAGATAAGGGCGGGCTTTCCGCCATTGCAAATTTTTTTTCTCACACGCATCGCTCTTACGAAAAAACCGGAAGGGCTTTTTTATTTTTATGACAACACCAAACCAATATATATCCGATGCAACACCTCTATTCTTCCTCTTGTTTTTCAAGAATGGCAGTCCTTCTTGGGATTACATTCAGAATATTTTTTGCTGAAGCGCAAACAACCCCCGTACCCGGACCCACTGCAGCATTAAGCACCTGGCAGATGTTTCGTGGCGGGCAGCAGCACCACGCGCAGCAGTTGCAGAAGGGAGCATTCACCGCTGCGCCCAAGTTGAAGTGGCAATACATTGCTCCTCCCGGAAACGGTGGAGGTGGCGAAGGCGAACCTGCCATCGGAGATGTTAACGGCAATGGAATTACCGATGTGGTTTCCGCCTTCAAGCAAACAGTGAATGCAATAGTCGGCTCAAGCGGCACACTCATCTGGAACTATACAACAGGCGCGCAAATCAACGGAAGCCCGGTGATTGCCGATGTGGACAACAACGGAACAATGGACGTGGTGGTGTGCAGCAATAAAGTGTATGCCCTCAATGGAAATAACGGAAGCGTAATCTGGACATTTACTCCCGCTCCTCTTAAAGATTTCAATGCTTCCCCGGTGGTTGCCGATGTTGTTCTCGGAGGAACCCCCGAAGTAATCGTTACCTGCGACAACGGAAAAGTATATTGCCTCAACGGAGGTACAGGTGCCATGATTTGGTCGTACACGATTATTAACACCAATGAAAATTTCTGGGCATCGCCTGCGGTGGGCGATGTTGACAAAAACGGTCAGCCCGATGTTGTCATTATTTCTCCTTCCGATGTATTTGGAAATGGAGCACAGGTTATAGCATTGACTGGAAATAACGGAACCGTTATCTGGACATATACAAACGCTGCTTTCAAGTTCGATCCAATTCCGCAGTCGCCCGTAATCTGCGATGTGAACCAGGATTGCATCGTGGATGTGCTTGCTCCGCAGGGCGGAAATTTATACAACATTGCCGGCAACACCGGTTTGCTTCAGTGGAGCAAAACAAATTTTGGCTCAGGCACTCCTGCCGTTGCCGATATTGACGGAAACTGTGATTTGGAAATTGTTTGCGGAGGACCAAAAGTATTAGACAAAAATGGAAATCAAATGTGGGCAATCGCTGGCGGAACTGCCGGATGGAATGCGCCCGCTCCGCGCGTGGGAGATTTTAATCCGAGCAGCGCGGGATTGGAAATTGTGGTGGGCACTGCCTATGACACCACCGGCACGAAAGATATTGTTCAGATGTATTCTTCCACCGGCACCCTGCTATGGGGATACAAGCAAGTCGGGCATACGTGTGAAGGAATTGCGGTGGGAGACATTGACAATGACGGCTGCGTGGAAGTGGTGGTGAATCCCGATTGCTGCAACGGAACCTCCAGCGTGATTGCGCTCGATGATGTTGCGGGCGCTGCCAACTGCGGCATCACCAACTATCCGTCCAATGCCGGGTTTTCTGCCAGCGCCACCACCATTTGCATTAACGGCTGCATCAACTTCACCAATTTAAGTTCGCTCTGTGCCACCGCGTGGACGTGGAGTTTTCCCGGTGGAAATCCTTCTTCGTATGTGGGGCAAAATCCTCCGCAGGTTTGTTACACCACCGCAGGAACCTATACCGCTTCGCTCATTGCAACTTTCGGAAACTGTTCTCCGGCAGGGCATGATACGGCAAATCTTGTCATCACTGTTCAGAATTGCAATACGGTTGCTGTGGCAACCACCGGAGCAAATCTTTGTTCGGGAAGTTGCGCGAATATTTCTGCCGGCATTTCCGGAGGAACTTCTCCTTTTACTTACGCATGGAATCCTTCGGGGCAAACCGCTTCGGCAATCACTGTGTGCCCGACTGCCACCACCACTTACACTGTTTTGATTACCGATGCAACAGGAGCAACTGCAACCGATACGGCAATCGTGACAATAAATTCTTCGCCCGCGGCAACCGTTTCTTCTCCCGCCACTATTTGCGCTGGAAGCAATTACACGCTCACTGCAGGAGGCGGAGGAAATTATTCGTGGAACACAGGCGCCACCACTTCTTCCATAACAATTACTCCCACTACTACTGCAACTTATTCGGTGATTGTTACCAACGGAAGCGGGTGCAAGGATACTGCGGCAACAACTATCACAGTTACTCCCATGATTAATCCTACTGTGAGCCCTTCGGTGATTTGCGCAGGCGACAGCGCAGTGATTATTGCTTCGGGCGGAAACACTTATTCGTGGAACACGGGCGCCACCACTTCTTC
Above is a genomic segment from Bacteroidota bacterium containing:
- a CDS encoding arginine--tRNA ligase, whose amino-acid sequence is MGELRIEELLKGKVVEGIKFLFDQSVSPNQITFQKTKQEFEGDITLLVFPLTKVSKKSPEETANKIGEYLKQNIPEVKSFNVVKGFLNLVVADEYWIKYLTSTINHQPSTISETVMVEFSSPNTNKPLHLGHIRNNLLGSSISNILKASGKKVVRVNLVNDRGIHICKSMLAWKKWGNGETPQSSGMKGDHLVGKYYVLFDQNLKSQVPSAKSQEEIQNAPLMKEVQELLRKWEAGDSETIALWKKMNGWVHDGFEKTYKDLGVEFEKTYYESETYLLGKKTVEEGLQKNIFYKKDDGSVWIDLTKDGLDEKLLLRSDGTSVYITQDLGTAIERQKEFHFDRKIYVVGNEQEYHFKVLFLVLKKLGYEWAENLFHLSYGMVDLPSGKMKSREGTVVDADDLIAEMIQTAKAKTQELGKADELSSEEAEKLYKMIGMSALKYFILKVDPKKRMLFNPEESIDFNGNTGPFIQYTYARIRSVLRKSQITNHKSQEIQNILPKEKNVIKLIHDYPKIISESAEQYNPGHVANYVFDLAKEFNQFYQEIPILKAEKEEEKNFRLLLSEKTSAVIKSSLELLGIAVPERM
- a CDS encoding arginase — its product is MKKIKLIEVKSEIGAGTRGAGLGVDAIKTAALDFGSSFFKRHESVEVPNENRLLLEPVENDFAKRIKGVYSFTERLAKQVSEFCKEEGTFPIVLAGDHTSAIGVTTGIKMAFPEKKLGIIWIDAHADIHSPYTTPSGNMHGMPIATILGEDNKEMQVNKPDEETIQWWEKLKHIGNISPKAHYEDIVMVSVRDFERQEEYLLKKHSVKNTSVAEIRNRGVERVAALMLASLDTCDLIYISFDVDAMDPEISKGTGTPVPGGLTEKEAGNLIYYLLRSKKVCCLEVVEINPTLDKENLMAENAFEILLKATNQLINDF
- a CDS encoding arginine decarboxylase; the encoded protein is MKNKYRDLIQQTFHFPQEGFNVVDGELHFCDVPLMDIIKQYGTPLKITYLPKIGQQIQKAKKLFNVAMAKADYKGSYTYCYCTKSSHFSFVVDEVLKNDVHIETSSAYDIPIVKELYRQGKIDKNTWVVCNGYKRKPYPQFIVDLINNGFKNVIPVLDNKSELEYYKRYVKGKCNLGIRIASEEEPTYDYYTSRLGIRYKEIVPFYKERIKGNKKLKLKMLHFFVSAGIKDTIYYWTELAKCLNVYAELKRICPELDSLNVGGGLPIRTSLGFEYDYEYIIEEIISQIKTFCKQNKVKEPNIFTEFGSFTVGESGAALYSVADQKQQNDRELWYMIDSSFITTLPDTWGINQRFILLSVNHWDKEYQRVNLGGLSCDGLDYYNTEAHTEQIFLPKIGHGSDGPLYIGFFHTGAYQESLAGYGGIQHCLIPSPKHVLIDRDENGEITTKLFAKEQTFKSMLKTLGY
- a CDS encoding gliding motility-associated C-terminal domain-containing protein, with translation MAVLLGITFRIFFAEAQTTPVPGPTAALSTWQMFRGGQQHHAQQLQKGAFTAAPKLKWQYIAPPGNGGGGEGEPAIGDVNGNGITDVVSAFKQTVNAIVGSSGTLIWNYTTGAQINGSPVIADVDNNGTMDVVVCSNKVYALNGNNGSVIWTFTPAPLKDFNASPVVADVVLGGTPEVIVTCDNGKVYCLNGGTGAMIWSYTIINTNENFWASPAVGDVDKNGQPDVVIISPSDVFGNGAQVIALTGNNGTVIWTYTNAAFKFDPIPQSPVICDVNQDCIVDVLAPQGGNLYNIAGNTGLLQWSKTNFGSGTPAVADIDGNCDLEIVCGGPKVLDKNGNQMWAIAGGTAGWNAPAPRVGDFNPSSAGLEIVVGTAYDTTGTKDIVQMYSSTGTLLWGYKQVGHTCEGIAVGDIDNDGCVEVVVNPDCCNGTSSVIALDDVAGAANCGITNYPSNAGFSASATTICINGCINFTNLSSLCATAWTWSFPGGNPSSYVGQNPPQVCYTTAGTYTASLIATFGNCSPAGHDTANLVITVQNCNTVAVATTGANLCSGSCANISAGISGGTSPFTYAWNPSGQTASAITVCPTATTTYTVLITDATGATATDTAIVTINSSPAATVSSPATICAGSNYTLTAGGGGNYSWNTGATTSSITITPTTTATYSVIVTNGSGCKDTAATTITVTPMINPTVSPSVICAGDSAVIIASGGNTYSWNTGATTSSITVSPTVTTSYSVVVTAGSCTATAVATVTVTTSITANVSGSTSICVGSTTTLTASGGTTFTWSTGATSASITVSPTSSATYSVIVSSGTCMDSTSVNVTVNPPPVPAISPNQTICSGTSATLTASGGTSFSWNTGANFPSITVNPNVTTSYTVTVTDANGCTATASATVFVNPSPAAAISGNTLLCTGDATTLTGSGGGNYSWSNGATTSALTLNPASTGSTTYTLIVTNASGCSSAATATVTVSPPPSALISGFNNICQGQVATLNASGGATYSWNTGATTATIHPPAGGNYYVVVTNGSCSDTAYATVIVNPVPIANAGPSVVINIGDQTTLSANGGVSFSWAPSDGLSCTLCQNPVANPTSTTDYCVYVKDAAGCMDSACVRVTVEINCKPVYVPNAFSPNGDGENDVFYVYGNCIKEMKLVIYDRWGEKVFQTTDPKEGWNGEYKGEVQGCAVFAYYLQYTLFNSETGSKKGNISLMK